CAAGGGCGGCATCGGCAAGCTGTTCGAGAACCCGCAGGGCAAGAACCACAAGCCCGGCGACCCGTGGCCGGGCATGCAACGCCCCACCTGGCGCCCCGACATCCGCGCCGCCGTCATCAGCAAGGCGCGGGTCAACATGCACCGCAAGCTCGCCAACATGGTGAAGCTGACGGGCCTGTACCCGCTCGCGGTGCTGTCCGACTGCGTCGTCTACCCCTCGCCGGGTGCCAGTCCGCTGGACTTCCTGCCGTACGCGGCGTCCGGCAAGCCGCAGCCGGGCGGGTTCCGCCTCGGGCCCACCCCGGGCCTGGCGAAGCTGGAGGGCGTCCAGTCGATGCTGTGGGCGGTCGACGTGATGGAGAAGGGCCACAACCCCGCCAGCCTCATCAAGGGCGGCAACGCAGAGCTGGACGAAGGCGAGTAACCGGTGCGAGAGATCGAGAACGCCATCGAGCGCGCCGAACGGGAAGCGTTCACCCGCGAGCCGCCCAAGACCCTCAAGGCCCAGATCGGCTACCTGCTCAAGCAGCTCGGCACCGCCAAGGCCGTCGCCCAGGAGCTCGGCATCACCGCCGACTCCGTCAACCGCTACCGGCGCGGCGCCCGCAAGAACCCGCCCAAGGACATCGCCAAGAAGATCGACGGTGCCGTCCGCTCCCGCTGGCAGCCGCAGGTGCGCCGCCGCCGGCGGAAGCAGGCGGCCAGCAGCGGCGGGATCACCGTGGAGACCCGGGCGTCCTTCGGCTACAAGGCCGCCGGGGGATCGACCGACGAACCGCGCATGCGCCGGCTGACCGTCCACCTCCCCGCGGCCTACGCGCAGCGCCTGTTCGACGCCCGCGACGAAGGGGCCAACGACCAGAGGTTGCGTGAAATCATCGCCGACGGATTCAGGGAAGTGTATTTTCAGGACGGCGGACGCCGCGCAAGCGACCTCCACGAAGTCGAAATGAAAGACATCGACTACCTCGA
The window above is part of the Streptomyces sp. Edi4 genome. Proteins encoded here:
- a CDS encoding XRE family transcriptional regulator translates to MREIENAIERAEREAFTREPPKTLKAQIGYLLKQLGTAKAVAQELGITADSVNRYRRGARKNPPKDIAKKIDGAVRSRWQPQVRRRRRKQAASSGGITVETRASFGYKAAGGSTDEPRMRRLTVHLPAAYAQRLFDARDEGANDQRLREIIADGFREVYFQDGGRRASDLHEVEMKDIDYLDLDY